The following are encoded together in the Tribolium castaneum strain GA2 chromosome 3, icTriCast1.1, whole genome shotgun sequence genome:
- the ITP gene encoding ion transport peptide isoform X1, translated as MNYRSSKSISTQAVWVCMVLAVVFQEITSSPAGRSPAFLPHHFTKRSFFDIQCKGVYDKSIFAKLDSICEDCYMLFREPQLHNLCRKNCFTTDYFKGCIDTLQRSDEEAQIQLWIKQIRGAELGGLGPSASPPNTS; from the exons ATGAATTACCGATCATCCAAAAGCATTAGCACTCAAGCAGTGTGGGTGTGTATGGTCCTCGCAGTGGTTTTCCAAGAGATCACAAGTAGTCCAGCCGGCAGGTCTCCGGCTTTCCTTCCTCACCACTTCACAAAGCGGTCATTTTTTGATATTCAGTGCAAAGGCGTGTATGACAAGAGTATATTTGCGAAACTGGACAGCATATGCGAAGACTGCTACATGCTGTTCCGGGAGCCACAACTCCATAACTTATGCAG GAAAAACTGTTTTACGACAGATTACTTCAAAGGATGTATCGATACTTTACAGCGTTCCGATGAGGAGGCGCAGATCCAGCTTTGGATAAAGCAAATACGTGGAGCTGAGTTGGGGGGTTTAG GTCCGAGTGCTTCTCCACCAAATACTTCGTAG
- the ITP gene encoding ion transport peptide isoform X2, with the protein MNYRSSKSISTQAVWVCMVLAVVFQEITSSPAGRSPAFLPHHFTKRSFFDIQCKGVYDKSIFAKLDSICEDCYMLFREPQLHNLCRSECFSTKYFVGCVESLLLSEEMPKFRKMIEYLSK; encoded by the exons ATGAATTACCGATCATCCAAAAGCATTAGCACTCAAGCAGTGTGGGTGTGTATGGTCCTCGCAGTGGTTTTCCAAGAGATCACAAGTAGTCCAGCCGGCAGGTCTCCGGCTTTCCTTCCTCACCACTTCACAAAGCGGTCATTTTTTGATATTCAGTGCAAAGGCGTGTATGACAAGAGTATATTTGCGAAACTGGACAGCATATGCGAAGACTGCTACATGCTGTTCCGGGAGCCACAACTCCATAACTTATGCAG GTCCGAGTGCTTCTCCACCAAATACTTCGTAGGATGCGTCGAATCACTTCTACTGAGTGAAGAAATGCcaaaatttcggaaaatgATTGAATATTTATCGAAGTAA